The DNA region GAAATTTGATCTTAGCTATGAAACAGACCAGATTGATAAAAATATTTCTTTCAATTTTCTTTTTAATTTTAATGAAGGAAATTTCACAGGTGTAACTCAGTGAGGCCCAGTTGATTCTATTGGTTGATTTTAACGATAGTTTCACTTTTAATATTGCAAGCTATCTTGATGTGATAGCAAAGAAGTTTCATAGCGAACTTGTTGTCGTCTCACATAAAGAATTTTCCGATCATTACATCGCCAATGTAAAGGCCGTCGTTTTAGGGCCTGGGCCAGGTCATCCAAGCGAATATAAGAAAGTCTATCCTTTTATTCATTCATATCTTAAAGAATCGATTCCTATTATGGGAATTTGCCTTGGTCACCAAATTTTAATGGAAATATATGGCCTTGATATTGGACGCTCTCAAACGATTGCTCACGCTGAAGAAGTTGAGGTAACGTTGCCGGACTGGGAATGTTTTTTTAAAAGTGAACGATTAAAAGAATTCACAATTCAGCGCTACAACTCTTTGAGTGCAAAAGGGGATAGCCCTTTACTAAAGCTTCATAAAAATGATTGTAACGAAGTCATTATGTCCTATCGTGAGAACCTATTTTCAATACAGTACCATCCTGAATCCGTAGGAACATCTTGCCCTTGGACGTTTTTTAGGCCTTTGGAATATTTTCTGTATAATAAATGGGATGAGTGCAAAAATCAGACTTGAAGGACTCTATGATAAACGAACAATTGATCTTGCCTATGAATTGGGTGGAGTTGATTTATCGTTTGATTTTAGACCAAGAAGCCTCAATTTCATTCAACAATATCTATTCCTAGATATTCTCGATTCTAAAAAAGAGTCGATCAGTCATTTTACTCTTCGTTATGAAGATGAACCTGACTTTATGGTGAAAGATACACTTGATAAGTTGAGTTCAACGTATTATGGGCCTTTTCACTTAGAGTTTTCAGGTAACCAAACTCGTGACTACTACGATTCTTTTGAAAAACCTTTTATATGGCATTATCGTGAAGATGCACAGGATTTAAGTGTTTATCAGTCTGAGTTCTTAAAAGGCATTGTTCTGCCATTCTCTCTTTTACGGGAGAAGCATGAGAAGGGGCAATTTGCAAACTTTGTTCACAACTTTTATCGTCTCGCGCATCAATGCCTCCTTAAAAACGAAGGGAAATTGATCGTCTCACTAAATTGGGGTGACAATATTTTTCCCTCACTTTTTGAGTATTTCGATATCGATCAAATCTCTTTACCTGTTGATACTAATGTTGAAACTTGTTTTAGAAATGTCGACAAATCTAAGCTACAAGTCGCTATAAGTGGTCTTGGGCCCTTTACAAAATCCTTCTAATTGTGTGAATTATAGGCCTTAAATTTTAAATTAGGCTTAGTTCATGCTCAATATTTTAATTTCAAATGATGATGGTGTTCATGCACCTGGAATCAATTCACTTTATAATGCTCTTAAAGATATCGCTAATGTCGTTGTTATCGCACCTTTACAGGAGCGATCGACTACAGGTCACACTCTTACGTTAGACCATCCTCTTCGCGTTCAAAAGATAAGCGATAATATTTATGGCTGTTCTGGCTATCCTGCGGATTGTACTTTATTAGGGCTTGCTCATTTACTTAAAAATAAGCCTGATCTTGTCATATCTGGGATTAATAGAGGCGCTAATTTAGGGCAGGATACTTATTATTCTGGAACAGTGGCCGCTGCTCGTGAAGCTAGTTTTCGCGGGGTACCAGCAATATCTGTTTCTACAGATATTGATTATGCGATAGTACACAAAGACAATATTCACTTTAATAGTGCCGCTAAATATATAAGACATCTCGTTCTTGGCGATATTCATCAGCTAATTCCTAGCATGACTGTTCTCAATATCAATGTCCCTGATTTAGCTTGGAATGAAATAAAGGGCCACGATGTTGGTGAATTAGGTCACAGAATTTACTCCGAAGAAGTTAAAGAAAGGCGCGACTTTAAAGATCGTGAGTACTTTTGGATTGGTGGTGTTTACAAAGGCCACGATAATAATGCTCTAAGTGATTGTAATATCGTTGATGAGTCGAAAATCTCGATTACTTTGCTCAACCTTTTACAAAAACCGACCGAAACAGTTATTAAGACTGATTTATTTGATCGGGTATTTGAAAAAGGGTTGGGTAGTTTTGAGAATTCCTAGATTTATTGCCATTGTTTTCTTTGTTCTTTTTTTGAGTTCGTGTGCACACATGAAGAGTGGTCATTATATACAATTAGTAAAAGGTGATGACTTACAAGTTGTTGCAGATGAATTTAAAGTTCCAGTTTGGAAGTTAAAGCAAGAGAATCCAGATAAAGTTTTTAAGCCTGGTCAATGGGTTTTTATTCCTCTTAAAAGAGGTATTGCTGCTCACACTCATAATCATAGATCTGTTGCTTCCGAGGCGGATGTCACTGCCGATACAAATTACTATCTTTCTCAGGGGGAATTTGCATGGCCTGTTCCTTCTTCTAAAAATGTTAGTTCAAACTTTGGACGTCGTTGGGGAAGAAAGCATGAGGGGATAGACATTGCTGCTCGTCGAGGGGCCAGTATTGTTGCAGCAGCTGCCGGAGTCGTTGTTTATTCTGGAAGTGAGATGGGTGGGTATGGAAATATCACAGTTATTGCTCATGATGATGGATTTTTTACTGTGTACGCCCACGCCGATAAGAATCTAACTCGTAAGGGTCAGAAAGTTCACCAAGGGCAGGTTATTGCAAGGGTCGGTAGTACTGGCCGATCAACAGGTAATCACCTTCACTTTGAAATTAGACACAATAGCAAGGCCATCAATCCAAAAAAGATGCTGGCCCATCGTCACTAAGACTTCTTATTTGAGAATTGCTTTAGCATCTTGAAATACATGAGAGCTGTATTTCTTGCATCTTCAAGCGCTGTGTGAGCAACGTGTCCCATATTAAAATGCTTCATTAACTCTGAACCTGACTCACACTTGGCCGGCAAACATTTGAGGTCAATAAGAGAGTAAGTAACGGATGTTAAGTCGTGAACTCTGTGGTTGAAGTGCTTTCGCATAAATTCCCAACCTAGGTCTCTGTTCATAAATGGTAGGTCAATGGCATTCATCGACTTTCCAAAGAGAGTAATTTTTTGACCTTGGAAATATTCTTTTATCGTTGGGTTTGTTACATAGATTTCGAGTTCTCTTTTGAATCTTTCAATTTCGATCCCGTCTTTATGTGCTTTTTTGATAAGCTCTTCATTGTGCTCGATAACCCAAGGGTCGAGATCTTTTTTCATAGAATCAAAGCTTGGGCATTTGATATAGAAGTGTTTACTGAGACCTTCTTCTAAAACTCTCTGCTTGGCATCGAAGGGGATCATCGCAAATTCTATAATATAGTCTTTTTCTCCAAGTCCAGTTGCTTCAATGTCGAATGAAAGGTATCTCATTATTTCCTCAAGTCTTTAATATTTTTAAAAGTGGTTTTATTATCTCTTAAAAGAATGGCAATGAAAATAGATTTTCGTCCTACAGGTAATCAAAGCTTATTGTTAGGCCAAATAAATCGATATATTCCTGCAGTTTATAGTTACATATTATATTACCTTGATGATCAAGGCACTTTTTACAAATGCCTTCAGCGATGCAGCTAGATGCAACAGGGACGTTATTTGCTCTTAAAAAAAGAAGAA from Halobacteriovorax sp. GB3 includes:
- a CDS encoding M23 family metallopeptidase, which translates into the protein MKSGHYIQLVKGDDLQVVADEFKVPVWKLKQENPDKVFKPGQWVFIPLKRGIAAHTHNHRSVASEADVTADTNYYLSQGEFAWPVPSSKNVSSNFGRRWGRKHEGIDIAARRGASIVAAAAGVVVYSGSEMGGYGNITVIAHDDGFFTVYAHADKNLTRKGQKVHQGQVIARVGSTGRSTGNHLHFEIRHNSKAINPKKMLAHRH
- the surE gene encoding 5'/3'-nucleotidase SurE; its protein translation is MLNILISNDDGVHAPGINSLYNALKDIANVVVIAPLQERSTTGHTLTLDHPLRVQKISDNIYGCSGYPADCTLLGLAHLLKNKPDLVISGINRGANLGQDTYYSGTVAAAREASFRGVPAISVSTDIDYAIVHKDNIHFNSAAKYIRHLVLGDIHQLIPSMTVLNINVPDLAWNEIKGHDVGELGHRIYSEEVKERRDFKDREYFWIGGVYKGHDNNALSDCNIVDESKISITLLNLLQKPTETVIKTDLFDRVFEKGLGSFENS
- a CDS encoding exonuclease domain-containing protein; protein product: MRYLSFDIEATGLGEKDYIIEFAMIPFDAKQRVLEEGLSKHFYIKCPSFDSMKKDLDPWVIEHNEELIKKAHKDGIEIERFKRELEIYVTNPTIKEYFQGQKITLFGKSMNAIDLPFMNRDLGWEFMRKHFNHRVHDLTSVTYSLIDLKCLPAKCESGSELMKHFNMGHVAHTALEDARNTALMYFKMLKQFSNKKS
- a CDS encoding aminodeoxychorismate/anthranilate synthase component II; the encoded protein is MILLVDFNDSFTFNIASYLDVIAKKFHSELVVVSHKEFSDHYIANVKAVVLGPGPGHPSEYKKVYPFIHSYLKESIPIMGICLGHQILMEIYGLDIGRSQTIAHAEEVEVTLPDWECFFKSERLKEFTIQRYNSLSAKGDSPLLKLHKNDCNEVIMSYRENLFSIQYHPESVGTSCPWTFFRPLEYFLYNKWDECKNQT